One Citrobacter amalonaticus genomic window carries:
- a CDS encoding transcriptional regulator, with protein MQREDVLGEALKLLEIHGIANTTLEMVAERVDYPLDEMQRFWPDKEAILYDALRYLSQQVDIWRRQLLLDDTLSAEQKLLARYTALAECVSNNRYPGCLFIAACTFYPDPSHPIHQLADQQKSAAHDFTHELLTTLEIDDPAMVAKQMELVLEGCLSRMLVNRSHADVETAHRLAEDILRFAQCRQGGALT; from the coding sequence GTGCAACGTGAAGATGTCCTGGGAGAAGCCCTAAAATTACTCGAGATCCATGGGATTGCGAACACCACGCTGGAGATGGTGGCCGAGCGCGTTGATTATCCGCTCGATGAAATGCAGCGTTTCTGGCCGGACAAAGAGGCTATTCTGTATGACGCGCTGCGCTATCTCAGCCAACAGGTGGATATCTGGCGTCGCCAGCTGTTGCTGGATGACACCCTGAGTGCCGAGCAAAAGCTGCTGGCCCGCTACACTGCGCTGGCAGAGTGCGTGAGTAATAATCGCTATCCAGGTTGCCTGTTTATCGCCGCCTGTACGTTCTATCCCGATCCGTCGCACCCGATTCATCAACTGGCGGATCAGCAGAAAAGCGCGGCGCACGACTTCACTCACGAACTGCTGACCACGCTGGAGATTGACGATCCGGCAATGGTGGCCAAACAGATGGAACTGGTGCTGGAAGGCTGTCTGAGCCGCATGCTGGTCAATCGCAGCCATGCGGATGTGGAGACGGCGCATCGTCTGGCAGAAGATATTCTGCGCTTTGCCCAGTGCCGCCAGGGCGGTGCGCTGACCTAA
- a CDS encoding LysE family translocator has protein sequence MSIAPFLLFAFVASITPGPTNILILANSQHHGVKATLPALVSGCVAASMIVLISGAGAGEILHQYPLVRQVMSWAGVAWLSWMSWQLFSAPAANLSGKLSHRFTARAAALLQIVNPKTWMMALAVVSLFAPTGSHVLRDIALMALWFLLISIGCLLCWAWLGKAVNRVFRTTVAMVRFQRLMALCLLISAWAGLLA, from the coding sequence GTGAGTATCGCGCCGTTTTTGCTGTTTGCGTTTGTCGCCTCTATCACCCCCGGTCCTACCAATATCCTCATCCTGGCGAACAGCCAGCATCATGGCGTGAAAGCGACACTACCCGCATTGGTTAGCGGTTGTGTGGCGGCGAGCATGATTGTGTTGATTTCCGGTGCCGGGGCTGGGGAGATATTGCATCAATATCCGCTGGTGCGGCAGGTGATGAGCTGGGCAGGCGTAGCGTGGCTCAGTTGGATGAGCTGGCAGTTATTCAGCGCTCCGGCTGCAAATCTGTCCGGAAAACTATCTCATCGCTTTACCGCGCGGGCCGCGGCGCTGTTGCAGATAGTAAATCCGAAAACGTGGATGATGGCGTTGGCGGTGGTGAGTCTGTTTGCGCCGACGGGGAGTCATGTACTGCGCGATATTGCATTGATGGCACTGTGGTTTTTGCTCATCTCTATCGGATGTTTGCTGTGTTGGGCGTGGCTGGGGAAGGCGGTGAACCGAGTGTTTCGCACCACCGTGGCGATGGTGCGCTTTCAGCGTTTGATGGCGCTGTGTCTGTTGATCTCTGCGTGGGCGGGGTTGTTGGCTTAG
- a CDS encoding AraC family transcriptional regulator encodes MANDWLELRQHADTGIETIKAHFEGHAFDPHWHDSYLVGITLSGTQQFHCRRERHHSQPGDAFLLEPGEIHDGDAPVAGGFTYLTFYLDEQWLTKTLQGLYDTTPDSYSLHFSRTLSREPQLVRAIGETFSALHTEEMRIVQQSTMDHLLSQLTTHCHWRKRLPSQIQSAAIAHRARDYLHAHMGDNIGLSDLARETGTDRFTLTRSFKREFHLAPHAWLIQLRLAKARQMLAKGAQPVNVAAALGFADQSHLGRWFQRAYRISPAHYRRLCTNLPDVYRK; translated from the coding sequence ATGGCAAACGACTGGCTTGAGCTGCGACAACATGCCGATACCGGTATTGAGACAATCAAAGCCCATTTTGAAGGGCATGCATTTGACCCGCACTGGCACGATAGCTATCTGGTCGGCATTACCCTTTCCGGTACACAGCAATTTCACTGTCGGCGTGAGCGTCACCACAGCCAGCCGGGCGATGCTTTTTTGCTGGAGCCGGGTGAGATTCATGATGGCGATGCGCCGGTGGCCGGTGGGTTTACCTATCTCACCTTTTATCTGGATGAGCAGTGGCTGACAAAAACGTTGCAGGGCCTTTATGACACCACACCGGACAGCTATTCCCTGCATTTCAGCCGGACGCTGTCGCGTGAGCCGCAGCTGGTGCGCGCCATTGGCGAAACGTTTAGCGCTTTGCATACCGAAGAGATGCGTATTGTGCAGCAAAGTACGATGGATCATCTTCTTTCACAGCTCACCACCCATTGCCACTGGCGAAAGCGCCTTCCTTCGCAGATACAGAGCGCGGCGATCGCCCACCGCGCCAGGGATTATCTGCATGCGCATATGGGTGACAATATTGGCCTTTCCGATCTGGCGCGTGAGACCGGAACGGATCGTTTTACGCTGACGCGCAGCTTTAAACGCGAATTTCACCTCGCTCCGCACGCGTGGTTGATTCAGCTGCGGCTGGCAAAGGCGCGTCAGATGCTGGCGAAGGGCGCGCAGCCGGTCAATGTCGCAGCCGCGTTGGGATTTGCCGATCAAAGCCACCTGGGGCGCTGGTTCCAGCGTGCGTATCGTATTTCGCCTGCGCATTACCGTCGCTTGTGCACAAACCTTCCAGACGTTTACAGGAAATAG